In uncultured Bacteroides sp., one genomic interval encodes:
- a CDS encoding DUF3427 domain-containing protein, whose product MQQGIYEEIISQLIQKKILGLDNQRFYIGTKTLDSEEAAIYLSRYLNKVIYFAINNLKAEKRLDVGITLVNDIIRLVRDRFKMGEQDLNLLDVQGKLLTAIIDKTTCSYPDVAEYLKAITPYTRLTQSELFTGSNQSISLESEMKREIASSDEVCILVSFIKWTGLSGLLDNFLQFTESGKRLRVITTSYIGATDLKAVQFLAGLKNTEIKISYNNSNERLHAKAYLFLRKTGFDTGYIGSSNISHSALNRGLEWNIKITQAEIGHVIDKFHKTFETYWESPEFETFQLGIDDEKLSKSLKQQKFGKSLDLTELRKCEPFWYQKEILDKLLIERNVHNRWNNLIVAATGTGKTMISAFDYRRFKNENPHAKLLYVAHRKEILLQAQKTFKDVLQDYNFGQLWVDGLEPDNYDFLFASNMTLKNRVNDLPLANDYYDYIIIDEVHHVSASSYRPILNRFKPKILVGLTATPERTDGEDILPDFCNVIAAEIRLPEALNQRLLCPFQYFGVSDNIDLSRVSWENGKYNVAELTRVYTEGDDRVRLIINALDRYLTDIHSVRALCFCASVDHAKYMAMKFSLVGLKADVLLGDTHDRTGIRKQLERKEINYLFVVDVFNEGVDIPSVDTVLFLRPTESLTVFLQQLGRGLRLHENKQCLTVLDFVGNARAEYNFESRFRAMIGRSNMSIKEEIEEGFVHLPLGCTIVLEKQAQSYILNNIKSYVSFNKAKILTRIRNFKYETNLPLTLSNFLQITHIPFRRIYNWDNTSWVTLCMDAGVIDLQELPFMKELSRAVRKKWLSADSYSYFSFLYKLATKRFIVKEEELSADEALMATMFYYDMWQDAGIFNSLQEMFDALADVPLLIYEMIDIFTLLCDSVQTLEIPLLIDFPCPLRVHGRYTREQIQVALGKSTLAKKSSGREGVERNKDLNVEAMFVDLNKTERDYSPTTMYNDYALSETLFHWQSQNSASEESSVGTAYINGQNRMLLFAREQKKDEYNNTMGYIFLGEVTYVSHYGNRPMNIRWKLKTPMPALLWDFAGKLAVG is encoded by the coding sequence ATGCAACAAGGAATCTACGAAGAAATAATTTCTCAATTAATTCAAAAGAAGATATTAGGTTTAGATAACCAACGGTTTTATATTGGAACAAAGACTCTTGATTCTGAAGAAGCTGCTATATACCTTTCAAGATATCTGAATAAAGTAATCTATTTCGCAATCAATAATTTGAAAGCAGAAAAAAGATTAGATGTTGGGATTACATTAGTAAATGATATTATTCGTTTAGTTCGGGATAGATTCAAGATGGGGGAACAAGATCTTAATTTATTAGATGTACAAGGAAAGTTATTAACCGCAATAATAGATAAAACAACTTGCTCATATCCTGATGTTGCTGAATATTTAAAAGCGATAACACCATATACTCGGTTAACTCAAAGTGAATTGTTTACTGGCTCTAATCAATCCATAAGCTTAGAAAGCGAGATGAAACGTGAAATTGCTTCAAGCGATGAAGTTTGTATTCTAGTTTCTTTTATTAAGTGGACTGGTTTAAGCGGACTGCTAGATAATTTTCTTCAATTTACAGAAAGTGGAAAAAGATTGCGGGTTATAACAACTTCTTATATTGGTGCAACAGATTTAAAAGCTGTGCAGTTTTTGGCCGGTTTGAAAAATACAGAGATTAAGATCTCTTATAATAATAGTAATGAACGTTTGCATGCAAAAGCCTATTTGTTTTTGCGTAAAACAGGATTCGATACAGGTTATATAGGCTCTTCTAATATTTCTCATTCTGCTTTGAACCGTGGGTTAGAGTGGAATATAAAAATAACTCAAGCAGAAATAGGTCATGTGATCGATAAATTTCATAAAACATTTGAAACATATTGGGAAAGTCCAGAATTTGAGACCTTCCAATTAGGAATTGATGATGAGAAATTAAGCAAATCTCTTAAACAACAAAAGTTCGGTAAATCTTTAGATCTTACTGAACTTAGAAAATGCGAGCCTTTTTGGTATCAGAAAGAAATACTTGACAAGTTGCTAATAGAACGCAATGTGCATAATCGTTGGAATAATCTTATAGTAGCTGCAACAGGTACTGGCAAAACAATGATTTCGGCATTTGATTATCGCCGTTTTAAAAATGAAAATCCGCATGCCAAATTATTATATGTTGCTCACAGAAAGGAAATTCTGCTACAGGCTCAGAAAACGTTTAAAGATGTTCTGCAAGATTATAACTTTGGTCAGTTATGGGTTGATGGATTAGAACCAGATAATTATGATTTTCTATTTGCCTCAAATATGACTTTGAAAAATAGAGTCAATGATTTACCGTTAGCCAATGATTATTATGATTATATTATTATAGATGAAGTGCATCATGTTTCTGCAAGCAGTTATCGCCCAATTTTGAATCGTTTCAAACCTAAAATATTGGTTGGACTAACTGCTACTCCTGAACGTACGGATGGTGAAGATATTTTGCCAGATTTTTGTAATGTTATTGCTGCAGAAATAAGACTTCCTGAAGCTCTAAATCAACGGTTGCTATGTCCTTTTCAATATTTCGGAGTCTCAGATAATATTGATTTAAGTAGAGTCTCTTGGGAAAATGGAAAGTATAATGTTGCTGAATTAACGCGCGTTTATACAGAGGGTGATGATCGAGTTCGATTAATCATTAATGCATTAGATCGTTATTTGACGGATATACATAGTGTTCGTGCTCTTTGCTTTTGTGCTTCCGTAGATCATGCCAAATATATGGCGATGAAGTTTTCATTAGTTGGTTTAAAAGCGGATGTATTATTGGGAGATACTCATGATAGAACCGGTATTCGTAAACAGCTTGAGCGTAAAGAGATAAATTATCTTTTTGTTGTAGATGTGTTTAACGAAGGAGTTGATATACCTTCTGTAGATACGGTTTTGTTTCTTCGTCCTACTGAGAGTTTAACAGTATTCTTACAGCAATTAGGTAGAGGATTACGGTTACATGAAAATAAACAATGCCTTACTGTTCTTGATTTTGTAGGAAACGCCAGAGCAGAATATAATTTTGAAAGTAGATTCCGTGCTATGATTGGTCGTAGTAATATGTCAATTAAAGAAGAAATAGAAGAGGGATTTGTGCATCTACCATTAGGATGTACAATTGTTTTGGAAAAGCAAGCTCAAAGCTATATTCTTAATAACATAAAAAGTTATGTGTCGTTCAATAAAGCTAAAATATTGACTCGTATTCGTAACTTTAAATACGAAACGAATTTACCTCTTACATTGTCTAACTTTTTACAAATAACCCATATTCCTTTCAGGCGGATTTATAACTGGGATAATACATCCTGGGTAACTCTTTGTATGGATGCAGGAGTTATTGATTTACAGGAACTTCCTTTTATGAAAGAGTTGAGTCGTGCGGTACGCAAGAAGTGGCTATCTGCTGATTCGTACAGCTATTTTTCTTTTCTTTATAAATTGGCAACAAAAAGATTTATTGTAAAAGAGGAGGAATTAAGCGCAGATGAGGCTTTAATGGCTACAATGTTTTACTATGATATGTGGCAAGATGCAGGAATATTTAATTCTTTGCAAGAAATGTTTGATGCGTTGGCGGATGTTCCTTTATTAATATATGAAATGATTGATATATTTACATTGTTATGTGATTCAGTTCAAACTTTAGAAATTCCATTATTAATAGACTTTCCTTGCCCATTGAGAGTTCATGGTAGATATACGCGTGAACAAATACAAGTAGCTTTAGGAAAATCGACTCTTGCAAAGAAATCATCAGGAAGAGAGGGTGTAGAGAGAAATAAAGATTTAAATGTTGAGGCTATGTTTGTCGATCTGAATAAAACGGAACGTGA
- a CDS encoding helix-turn-helix transcriptional regulator: MEYLSLSEYVKQMRKQYNLTQVDLSEKSGVGLRFVRELERGKQSLRLDKVNQILNLFGSEVGVVPMNKDNFGV, from the coding sequence ATGGAATATCTATCTCTTTCTGAATATGTAAAACAGATGCGTAAACAGTATAATCTTACGCAAGTTGATTTATCGGAGAAATCGGGTGTAGGACTTCGTTTTGTACGTGAATTGGAACGAGGAAAGCAGTCTTTACGCCTTGATAAAGTAAATCAGATTCTGAATCTTTTTGGTTCCGAAGTTGGTGTTGTGCCTATGAATAAAGATAACTTTGGTGTATGA
- a CDS encoding HipA N-terminal domain-containing protein, with the protein MKQAKIQIHSQLAGILTEDENGFTFCYDDNYLKQEDAEAISLTLPLTDKPYHNSVLFPFFDGLIPEGWLLGIAERSWKISQRDRMSLLMACCKDCIGAVSVIPIEEEE; encoded by the coding sequence ATGAAGCAGGCAAAAATACAAATACATAGTCAGCTGGCCGGCATACTAACCGAGGACGAGAATGGATTTACATTCTGTTATGACGACAACTATCTGAAACAGGAAGACGCTGAAGCTATAAGTCTTACTTTACCTCTGACGGATAAACCTTATCATAATAGTGTGCTCTTTCCTTTTTTTGACGGACTGATTCCTGAAGGATGGCTGCTTGGTATAGCCGAACGTAGCTGGAAAATAAGTCAGCGTGACCGGATGTCTTTATTAATGGCCTGCTGTAAAGATTGCATTGGTGCTGTTAGCGTTATACCAATTGAGGAGGAGGAATAA
- a CDS encoding HipA domain-containing protein translates to MGKCLYCYKETEEGNDFHPACSKKIFGTAIPPILPYDRKDLVTLGEQVVRSKTVLTGVQAKLSVDIDNTRKGESERLTIVGLWGRFILKPQTEQYRNLPEVEDLTMHLAEIAKIKVVPHSLIRFKDGELCYITRRIDREKNGEKFPMEDMCQLSERLTEYKYKGSYEQIAKVIFKYSTIAKLDVINFWEQVLFSWITGNADMHLKNFSLYSISKGVYSLTPGYDMLSTTLVMPEDTEELALNLNGKKKKLKKEDFIKAFKASELEDKIIENIFGKFEKALPKWLVFIDSSFLPNDMKEVYKNLITDKLNKLKTNK, encoded by the coding sequence ATGGGAAAGTGCTTGTATTGTTATAAAGAAACTGAAGAAGGTAACGACTTCCATCCGGCCTGCTCGAAAAAGATATTCGGAACAGCTATACCACCAATTCTTCCTTACGATCGCAAAGATCTTGTAACATTGGGAGAACAGGTAGTAAGGAGCAAAACAGTATTAACCGGGGTGCAGGCTAAATTATCTGTAGACATAGACAACACCCGGAAAGGTGAATCTGAACGACTTACTATTGTAGGATTATGGGGACGATTTATACTTAAACCTCAAACGGAACAATACAGAAATCTTCCTGAAGTGGAGGATTTAACAATGCATCTGGCCGAAATAGCGAAAATAAAAGTGGTGCCTCATTCACTTATAAGATTTAAGGATGGCGAGCTGTGCTATATAACCAGAAGGATTGACAGAGAGAAAAATGGAGAAAAATTCCCCATGGAGGATATGTGTCAGTTATCTGAACGGTTGACTGAGTACAAATACAAGGGATCTTATGAACAGATAGCAAAGGTTATATTCAAATATTCCACTATTGCCAAACTTGATGTTATTAATTTCTGGGAGCAGGTTCTGTTTTCATGGATTACCGGAAATGCAGACATGCATCTCAAAAATTTCTCCCTGTATAGTATTTCTAAAGGGGTTTATTCATTAACTCCCGGATACGATATGCTTTCAACCACTTTGGTTATGCCAGAAGATACAGAGGAACTGGCCTTAAACCTGAATGGGAAGAAAAAGAAGTTAAAGAAGGAGGATTTTATCAAGGCTTTCAAGGCTTCGGAACTTGAAGATAAAATTATTGAAAACATCTTCGGCAAGTTTGAGAAAGCTTTACCTAAATGGTTGGTTTTCATAGATAGCTCATTTTTGCCGAATGATATGAAAGAGGTTTATAAGAATCTCATCACTGATAAGTTGAACAAATTAAAAACAAATAAATAA
- a CDS encoding FKBP-type peptidyl-prolyl cis-trans isomerase, whose product MSLKHKDYKEANMRFLEENLNEEGVMELPCGVQYKVILQGKGPVPTTKSMVKVHYKGTLIDGTVFDDSFSRKRPESFRVNEVITGWQEALQAMPLGSRWMIYIPYVLGYGTRAAGKIKPYSTLIFEVELLGVK is encoded by the coding sequence ATGAGTCTGAAACATAAAGATTACAAAGAAGCAAATATGCGCTTTCTGGAAGAGAACCTGAACGAAGAAGGAGTAATGGAATTGCCTTGCGGTGTGCAGTACAAAGTGATATTACAAGGAAAAGGACCAGTGCCTACAACTAAAAGTATGGTGAAAGTTCACTATAAAGGTACCCTGATTGACGGAACGGTATTTGATGATTCTTTTAGCAGAAAGAGACCGGAATCATTTCGTGTGAATGAGGTTATTACTGGTTGGCAGGAAGCTTTGCAGGCTATGCCTCTTGGTTCGCGCTGGATGATTTATATTCCGTACGTACTTGGATACGGAACCAGGGCGGCAGGGAAAATAAAACCCTACTCTACCCTGATTTTTGAAGTGGAACTGCTAGGGGTTAAATAA
- a CDS encoding flavodoxin, which translates to MRKIGLFYGTSTKKTAAIAQQIQAAFGKEDLDIVPIESAWKEEFLAYSYLIVGTSTWFDGELPTYWDEIIPELTSLELQDKKVAIFGLGDQVNYPDNFVDGIGLLAEAFETAGAQLVGHTSAEGYSFNNSQALKEGKFLGLALDVENQPEQIEKRVHDWVEQLRKEFR; encoded by the coding sequence ATGAGAAAGATTGGATTATTTTATGGAACAAGCACTAAGAAAACAGCCGCAATAGCGCAGCAGATACAAGCTGCATTTGGCAAAGAAGATCTGGATATTGTTCCTATCGAGAGTGCATGGAAAGAAGAGTTCCTCGCTTACAGCTATCTGATAGTAGGTACTTCAACCTGGTTCGATGGCGAACTACCCACCTATTGGGACGAGATAATACCCGAGCTTACATCACTTGAACTTCAGGATAAAAAAGTAGCCATCTTCGGTCTGGGAGATCAGGTAAACTATCCCGATAATTTTGTAGATGGAATAGGGCTCCTGGCCGAGGCATTTGAAACAGCTGGAGCTCAACTCGTGGGGCACACCTCTGCCGAGGGGTATTCATTTAATAACTCTCAGGCACTAAAAGAAGGGAAGTTTCTTGGTCTGGCACTAGATGTTGAAAATCAGCCGGAACAAATAGAAAAACGAGTTCACGACTGGGTAGAACAGCTTAGGAAAGAATTCAGATAA
- a CDS encoding thiamine pyrophosphate-dependent enzyme has product MKKYDIKTTNKETLRKWYYLMTLGRMIDEKAPAYLLQSLGWSFHAPYAGHDGIQLAMGQVFTRGEDFFFPYYRDLLAALSAGMTAEEIILNGLSKATDLTSGGRHMSNHFAKMEWNIENISSATATQDLHAVGVARGMAYYGHKGVVIASHGESSVSEGFVYEAINGASTEQLPVIFVIEDNGFGISVPKKDQTSNPKVAANFSGFKNLKIIYCNGKDVFDSMNAMAEAREHAITKHNPVIVHANCVRIGSHSNSDKHTLYRDEDELAYVKAADPLQKFRRMLLRYERFTEDELKKIEEEAKKELSSANKKAIAAPDPDASTVLDYVLPEPYKPQVYVDGTHNQEGEKKNMVTAINETLKAEFRHNPDTFLWGQDVANKDKGGVFNVTKGMQQEFGVKRVFNAPIAEDYIVGTANGMSRFDPKIRIVIEGAEFADYFWPAVEQYVECTHEYWRSNGQFVPNITLRLASGGYIGGGLYHSQTLEGALTTLPGARIVYPSFADDAAGLLRTSMRSKGFTLYLEPKAQYNAVEAATVVPDDFEVPFGKARIRREGTDLSIITYGNTTHFCLTVADRLAKESGWNVEVIDLRSLIPLDKEAIFESVKKTSKALIVHEDKVFSGFGAEIAAMIGEDMFRYLDAPVQRVGSIFTPVGFHPNFEKAILPGEERIYKAAKSLLEY; this is encoded by the coding sequence ATGAAAAAGTACGATATAAAAACCACAAATAAAGAGACACTGAGAAAGTGGTATTACCTCATGACACTTGGTCGCATGATCGACGAGAAAGCACCAGCTTATTTGCTGCAATCATTGGGCTGGTCGTTTCATGCCCCCTATGCCGGGCATGACGGTATACAACTTGCCATGGGACAAGTCTTTACCAGAGGAGAAGATTTCTTCTTCCCCTATTACCGTGACTTGCTTGCCGCCCTTTCTGCCGGAATGACTGCCGAAGAAATTATCCTTAACGGACTCTCCAAAGCAACCGACTTAACAAGTGGTGGACGTCATATGTCCAATCATTTTGCCAAGATGGAATGGAATATTGAAAATATCTCATCGGCTACTGCAACCCAGGATCTTCATGCAGTAGGAGTAGCCCGCGGCATGGCCTACTATGGACATAAAGGAGTAGTTATAGCCTCTCACGGTGAATCTTCCGTATCCGAAGGGTTTGTTTACGAAGCAATCAATGGGGCAAGTACGGAACAGTTGCCGGTTATCTTTGTAATAGAAGATAACGGATTTGGAATATCTGTTCCTAAAAAAGACCAGACATCCAATCCAAAGGTTGCTGCTAATTTTTCCGGGTTCAAGAATCTTAAAATCATCTACTGCAACGGCAAAGATGTGTTCGATTCCATGAATGCTATGGCCGAAGCCCGCGAACATGCAATTACAAAGCATAATCCGGTTATTGTTCATGCCAACTGTGTACGTATTGGCTCACACTCTAATTCAGATAAGCACACCCTGTATCGTGATGAAGATGAACTTGCATACGTTAAGGCGGCCGATCCGCTACAGAAATTCAGGAGAATGTTGTTGCGCTACGAACGATTCACTGAAGATGAACTAAAGAAAATAGAAGAAGAGGCAAAGAAAGAATTGAGTTCCGCCAATAAGAAAGCCATTGCAGCACCCGATCCTGACGCTTCTACAGTACTCGATTATGTTCTTCCCGAGCCATATAAACCACAAGTCTATGTTGACGGAACCCATAACCAGGAAGGAGAGAAGAAGAATATGGTTACAGCTATCAATGAAACATTGAAGGCTGAATTCAGACACAATCCCGATACCTTTCTCTGGGGACAGGATGTGGCTAATAAAGACAAAGGCGGGGTGTTTAATGTAACCAAAGGAATGCAGCAGGAGTTCGGCGTTAAAAGAGTTTTCAATGCACCCATTGCAGAGGATTATATCGTGGGAACTGCCAATGGCATGAGCCGCTTCGATCCTAAAATACGAATTGTTATTGAGGGAGCCGAGTTTGCCGATTATTTCTGGCCGGCAGTAGAGCAATATGTGGAGTGTACACACGAATACTGGCGAAGCAACGGACAGTTCGTACCAAATATAACGTTACGTCTAGCTTCGGGAGGATATATTGGCGGAGGACTTTATCATTCACAAACTTTGGAGGGCGCGTTGACCACACTTCCGGGTGCACGCATAGTCTATCCTTCTTTTGCCGATGATGCAGCAGGATTGTTACGAACCAGCATGCGATCAAAAGGATTCACCCTCTATCTGGAACCCAAAGCACAGTATAATGCAGTGGAGGCAGCAACTGTGGTGCCCGATGATTTTGAAGTACCATTCGGGAAGGCGCGTATTCGTCGGGAAGGAACAGACCTCAGTATTATCACCTATGGTAACACTACCCATTTCTGTCTTACCGTGGCCGATCGCCTGGCAAAAGAATCCGGTTGGAATGTTGAAGTCATCGATCTCCGTTCACTTATTCCTCTTGATAAAGAAGCCATTTTTGAATCAGTGAAGAAAACCAGCAAAGCACTGATAGTGCATGAAGACAAAGTCTTTTCAGGATTCGGTGCCGAAATAGCAGCAATGATAGGCGAGGATATGTTCCGTTATCTCGATGCCCCCGTTCAGCGGGTTGGTTCAATTTTCACCCCTGTAGGTTTTCATCCTAATTTTGAAAAAGCTATTCTTCCAGGTGAGGAACGCATTTACAAGGCAGCCAAAAGTTTACTGGAATACTAA
- a CDS encoding dihydrolipoamide acetyltransferase family protein has product MATFEIKMPKLGESITEGTIMTWSVKAGDVINEDDILFEVSTAKVSAEIPSPVAGKILQILFNEGDTVAVGTVVAIVQLEGDSEEETPEIAESTAVKEEAPAPSAAPIKNVKSEEARWYSPIVLQIAQEAQLSKEELDSIPGTGYEGRLSKKDIKTYVEQRKKGTQPVALVAPQKAISAEPALATSQKAVPAEPALVTPQKAVSTEPVPVAPPKPVTVSQPVAAESKPAPAAPVIPVSDGDEVVEMDFVRRIIADHMVMSKQVSPHVTTVVEVDVTKLVRWREHNKETFKRREGISLTYMPAIVEAVTKALAEYPYVNASVDGYRMILKKKINVGVAVSLNDGNLIVPVIHNADKLSLSGLAGSIDTLAAKARANKLSPDDIQGGTFTITNFGTFKNIIGTPIINQPQVAILGVGYIEKKPAVVETPEGDTIAIRHKMYLSLSYDHRIVNGAMGGAFLRRIADYLENWNG; this is encoded by the coding sequence ATGGCTACATTTGAAATAAAAATGCCCAAATTGGGTGAAAGCATAACAGAAGGAACCATAATGACATGGTCGGTCAAAGCAGGCGATGTTATTAACGAAGACGATATATTGTTTGAAGTAAGTACTGCCAAAGTTAGCGCGGAAATACCTTCTCCCGTTGCAGGAAAGATACTTCAGATACTCTTCAATGAAGGCGATACCGTTGCGGTAGGAACGGTGGTGGCAATCGTGCAACTCGAAGGAGACTCTGAAGAAGAAACACCAGAAATTGCTGAAAGTACAGCTGTGAAAGAAGAAGCTCCGGCACCTTCCGCTGCACCGATTAAGAACGTGAAGAGTGAAGAAGCCAGGTGGTATTCTCCCATTGTGCTTCAGATAGCTCAGGAAGCTCAGCTCTCTAAAGAAGAACTTGACAGTATACCCGGCACCGGCTACGAAGGACGTTTAAGTAAAAAAGATATAAAGACTTATGTAGAGCAGAGAAAGAAAGGCACTCAACCGGTTGCTCTTGTTGCCCCACAGAAAGCTATTTCAGCAGAACCCGCTCTTGCTACCTCGCAGAAAGCTGTTCCAGCAGAACCCGCTCTTGTTACTCCGCAGAAAGCTGTTTCAACAGAACCAGTTCCTGTAGCACCTCCTAAACCTGTAACTGTTTCTCAACCTGTTGCTGCAGAATCCAAACCGGCGCCAGCAGCACCTGTTATACCTGTTTCCGATGGTGACGAAGTGGTTGAAATGGACTTTGTCCGCCGTATCATTGCCGATCACATGGTTATGTCAAAACAAGTATCGCCACATGTCACAACTGTGGTCGAGGTTGATGTTACTAAACTGGTACGTTGGCGTGAGCATAACAAAGAAACATTCAAACGGCGTGAAGGTATCTCTCTCACATACATGCCTGCTATTGTTGAGGCTGTTACCAAAGCCCTTGCAGAATATCCATACGTCAATGCATCTGTTGATGGTTATCGCATGATACTGAAAAAGAAAATAAATGTCGGTGTGGCGGTATCGCTCAATGATGGTAACCTCATTGTGCCGGTAATACACAATGCCGATAAACTAAGCCTTAGCGGATTGGCAGGAAGTATCGATACATTGGCGGCAAAAGCACGTGCCAATAAATTATCACCGGATGATATTCAGGGTGGAACCTTTACCATTACAAACTTTGGTACTTTCAAGAACATTATAGGCACACCAATTATCAACCAACCGCAGGTTGCCATTCTGGGTGTTGGATACATAGAGAAAAAACCGGCGGTAGTCGAAACTCCCGAAGGCGATACCATTGCCATCCGTCATAAAATGTATCTCTCACTTTCTTATGATCATCGTATTGTTAACGGTGCAATGGGAGGTGCATTCCTCAGACGCATAGCCGATTACCTTGAGAACTGGAACGGATAG
- a CDS encoding lipoate--protein ligase family protein: MLCINNPYTDAWFNLAAEEYLLHSFQENVFMLWQNEPSVIIGKHQNVWAEVNMDFVRDHRIKVVRRYSGGGAVYHDAGNLNFTFIENSDNADFNKYLIQIQNFLREIGINAEADERRGLNIDGLKISGSAQCIHKKRVMYHATLLYSTDLLSLNAALTSLPTQQNDVARSRSVYVKSVRSPVTNIKEYVPDNMQISNLKELIMNYFLKNETNNKIYTFSEKDLSAIKQLSRNKYSTSDWNFNASYLK; encoded by the coding sequence ATGCTTTGCATAAACAACCCATATACAGATGCCTGGTTCAATCTGGCGGCAGAAGAATATCTCCTGCATTCTTTTCAGGAGAATGTATTCATGCTGTGGCAGAATGAACCATCAGTCATCATTGGCAAACATCAGAATGTATGGGCAGAAGTTAATATGGATTTTGTGAGAGATCACCGCATCAAAGTAGTAAGAAGATATTCCGGTGGCGGTGCTGTGTATCATGATGCCGGCAATCTGAATTTCACCTTTATTGAAAACAGTGATAATGCTGATTTTAATAAATACCTTATTCAGATTCAGAACTTTCTTAGGGAAATAGGAATAAATGCTGAGGCCGACGAACGGCGGGGACTAAATATTGATGGGCTGAAAATATCGGGAAGTGCGCAATGCATCCATAAAAAACGGGTAATGTATCATGCTACACTACTCTATTCAACGGACTTATTGAGTCTTAATGCAGCATTAACTTCTTTACCAACTCAACAGAATGATGTTGCACGGTCACGTTCTGTTTACGTAAAATCCGTGAGAAGTCCGGTTACCAATATTAAGGAATACGTACCAGATAACATGCAAATAAGTAATCTGAAAGAACTGATTATGAATTACTTTCTAAAGAATGAAACCAATAATAAGATATATACATTCAGTGAAAAAGACCTGTCGGCTATCAAACAATTAAGTAGGAATAAATATTCCACATCCGACTGGAACTTTAATGCATCATATTTAAAATAA